The genomic segment CTGGGACGGCAGAAGAGCCCGCGTGCCCATGCGGCTCTGGTCCAGGCGCTCCGGCAACCCGACCTCGCGGTCGTGGTGAACTCCGTTCGCGCGCTCCAGTTCATCGGCGACACCACCTGCACGTCATGCGGGCCGGCGCTGGTGCCCTTGCTCAGGCATCCGCATCCCTACGTGCGCTCGACCGCCGCCGCGGCCCTGGGCGAGCGCTTCGCCTGGCTCGCGGCCGACTCGCTCGCCCAGCAGGCGATGGTGGACTCGCTCGGCGCCCATCTCAGCGATCCGGATGCCGCGACGCGCACGGCGGCGGCGCGCGCGCTGATCGCGATGCGGCCGGATGTGATGCCGACCCCGATCCGGAAGATGATGCTCGACGATCCTTCGATCTACGTCCGCACCGGCGTCATGTCGGCGCTCCGCAATGTGACCACCACGCAGACCTGGCTGGGTTTCTGCAAGCAGCACATGGATGCGAAGCGCCCGCTGTTCGAGCGCATGACGGCCGCCGAGGTCCTGGGAGCGCGCGGGGAGCCGGGGAGCGCGGATCTGCTGCGAGTCGCACTCTCCGACACCACGACGCTGTTCGTCGCCGCCTGCGCGTCGGCGCTGGCCGAGCTGAAGGACACCGGGAGCGTGCCGCGGCTCGCCGCCGTGTACGCGCAGCGGGCCGCCGACGCCGATCCCGATGCGCGCATCGCGATTCGCGACGCGCTGCGCGACCTCGCCGGACGCGCCTATGCCGACAGCATCGAGCGCGCGCACCCGACCCAGAGTTCCAGGCCCCCCAGCTACCCCGGCGATTTCGAGAAGCCGCCGAAGGCGCGCGGCGCGATCCTGCGCACCGACCAGGGCGACATCGAGTGGGCTTTCTACGGGCACGAAGCGCCGCAGACCGTGCGCAACTTCGTGCGGCTCGCGAAGCGGGGCTACTTCGACGGCCGCGCCTTCCATCGGGTGGTGCCCAACTTCGTGATCCAGGACGGCGATCCGACCGGCACCGGCTCCGGAGGCCCCGGCTACACGATCCGCTGCGAGTACAACCAGCTCCGCTATGCGCCGGGGATGGTGGGGATGGCGCTCTCGGGCAAGGACACGGGCGGCAGCCAGTGGTTCATCACCCACTCACCGCAGCCGCACCTCGATGGCCGCTACACGATCTTCGCCCGGGTGGTGAAAGGCATGGACGCGGTGCAGAAGATCGTCCAGGGTGACCACGTGTTCAAGGTGGAGATCCTGGAGTGACCCGCGCGGGCCGGGGCAAACGCCCCGCGGCCGCGCCCGCGACTCTCACGCATCCCGCGGTGCTCGCGGCCATCCTCGCCGCGGCGGCTTCCGTCGTCCTCTCGGTCAGCTTCGCGATCTTCGATCCCGACCTGTTCCAGCATCTGCGGGTCGGCAAGGTGATCTGGAGCACGCACGGCGTTCCGCAGCAGCATCTCTGGACCTGGCCGAGCTATGGCATGCCGGAGGTGCTCCCGTCCTGGCTCTTCCGCGCGCTGATCTGGCCGTTCTGGTCGTCGGGCGGAGTCGTCGGGCTCTTCGTGTGGCGCTGGCTGACCACTTTGCTCGCCTTCGGGCTGATGTGGGCCGTCGCGCGAAGGATGGGCGCCCGTGGCGTGACGCCGCTCGTGGTGATCGCGCTGTGCGCGCTGGTCTATCGCCAGCGCTCCATGGTGCGTCCCGAGACGCTGGTCGTC from the Candidatus Eisenbacteria bacterium genome contains:
- a CDS encoding HEAT repeat domain-containing protein, with amino-acid sequence MPIRSEPRAPWALVGLCVLLAGVAHAKTPAVSPRSIAIAEDERRFRPEIEQGLKDKDPKLRVRAALAAGRLQDSTAVPALEPLLADAKPEVRREAVFALGQIGHRSARGMLEARLADQDPAVVVLATEALGKLGDKAATAKILPSLASKSAELRATTAMALWRLADSTALAPLLAHHQDADPEVRWRVLYALEKIVAGGRVIEVASQHLEGDASPRVRAYAARTLGRQKSPRAHAALVQALRQPDLAVVVNSVRALQFIGDTTCTSCGPALVPLLRHPHPYVRSTAAAALGERFAWLAADSLAQQAMVDSLGAHLSDPDAATRTAAARALIAMRPDVMPTPIRKMMLDDPSIYVRTGVMSALRNVTTTQTWLGFCKQHMDAKRPLFERMTAAEVLGARGEPGSADLLRVALSDTTTLFVAACASALAELKDTGSVPRLAAVYAQRAADADPDARIAIRDALRDLAGRAYADSIERAHPTQSSRPPSYPGDFEKPPKARGAILRTDQGDIEWAFYGHEAPQTVRNFVRLAKRGYFDGRAFHRVVPNFVIQDGDPTGTGSGGPGYTIRCEYNQLRYAPGMVGMALSGKDTGGSQWFITHSPQPHLDGRYTIFARVVKGMDAVQKIVQGDHVFKVEILE